The following are encoded together in the Phaseolus vulgaris cultivar G19833 chromosome 9, P. vulgaris v2.0, whole genome shotgun sequence genome:
- the LOC137821255 gene encoding uncharacterized protein isoform X3, which translates to MYLICILSVARSQGDAKMMILFSLSENCLVFLQGSLVSGSNNKTESVEPYFVRRWAPKLHDLVDETSIDVDWRRSFYLNLIAHTSFSVTVAICSHQDLINHRAGQDKPLSPIYKIVKTVYASPSRVNFQLDSKKAMETTPAYPDICFAIDDFDSTFDAVVLTEKDHCYCVVLNAHDGAAFPSEKVSSDCSTSNSSSLEVHTRSAKKRDTKLTLFSGFVSYQMVRDAYDAGRSRFGSLLSVGHSSGKTDRIYMKGPGGRGEVEVAVSGVADQSQEDSGPFSPVISKKGFGLGVIVRKAASAASVAAKHAYAAASASSSNFDELIPLKCSLMSISLPWEYIAYDLLFKGAPAVNM; encoded by the exons ATGTATTTGATTTGTATTTTGTCTGTGGCAAGGAGTCAAGGGGACGCCAAGATGATGATCTTGTTTTCTTTGTCAGAAAATTG TCTTGTTTTCCTTCAGGGTTCCCTTGTTTCTGGTTCCAACAACAAAACAGAGAGCGTTGAGCCTTATTTTGTACGCAGGTGGGCACCTAAg TTGCACGACTTAGTTGATGAAACTTCTATAGATGTGGACTGGAGGCGTTCATTTTACTTGAATTTAATTGCCCATACATCATTCAGTGTAACTGTTGCAATTTGCAG TCACCAGGATCTTATTAATCATCGAGCTGGGCAGGATAAACCTTTATCCCCTATATACAAG ATTGTGAAGACTGTTTATGCATCCCCAAGTCGTGTAAATTTTCAATTGGACTCTAAAAAGGCAA TGGAAACGACTCCTGCTTATCCAGATATATGTTTTGCAATTGATGATTTTGACTCTACTTTTGATGCTGTG GTTTTGACCGAAAAAGATCATTGCTATTGTGTAGTTCTAAACGCACATGATGGGGCAGCATTTCCAAGTGAGAAGGTGTCAAGTGATTGTAGTACTAGTAATAGCTCCTCTTTGGAAGTCCATACAAGATCTGCTAAGAAAAGGGATACAAAG CTTACCCTTTTCTCAGGATTTGTCAGCTATCAAATGGTTCGAGATGCTTATGATG CTGGCAGGTCCCGATTTGGGAGCCTTTTATCAGTGGGCCATTCTTCTGGCAAAACAGACAGGATTTACATGAAAGGTCCTGGAGGCCGAGGAGAAGTTGAGGTAGCTGTTTCTGGTGTTGCAG ATCAAAGCCAGGAAGATTCGGGCCCATTTTCTCCAGTTATATCAAAGAAAGGGTTTGGGCTTGGTGTAATTGTCCGCAAAGCAGCTTCTGCCGCATCAGTAGCAGCAAAGCATGCTTATGCAGCGGCCTCTGCCTCTAGCTCAAATTTTGATGAGTTGATACCTTTGAAGTGCAGCTTAATGTCCATATCATTGCCATGGGAATATATTGCATATGATCTTCTGTTTAAG GGAGCTCCTGCAGTTAACATGTGA
- the LOC137821255 gene encoding uncharacterized protein isoform X2 gives MLGVGDETPSRYELLSMVKKHSNLIGKTVVEEQDASDIEMDMRFWHDVFDLYFVCGKESRGRQDDDLVFFVRKLGSLVSGSNNKTESVEPYFVRRWAPKLHDLVDETSIDVDWRRSFYLNLIAHTSFSVTVAICSHQDLINHRAGQDKPLSPIYKIVKTVYASPSRVNFQLDSKKEVETTPAYPDICFAIDDFDSTFDAVVLTEKDHCYCVVLNAHDGAAFPSEKVSSDCSTSNSSSLEVHTRSAKKRDTKLTLFSGFVSYQMVRDAYDAGRSRFGSLLSVGHSSGKTDRIYMKGPGGRGEVEVAVSGVADQSQEDSGPFSPVISKKGFGLGVIVRKAASAASVAAKHAYAAASASSSNFDELIPLKCSLMSISLPWEYIAYDLLFKGAPAVNM, from the exons ATGCTTGGCGTTGGAGACGAAACCCCCTCAAG GTATGAATTGTTGAGCATGGTGAAGAAGCACTCCAACTTAATAGGGAAAACGGTAGTTGAGGAGCAAGATGCTTCTGATATCGAAATGGATATGAGGTTTTGGCACGATGTATTTGATTTGTATTTTGTCTGTGGCAAGGAGTCAAGGGGACGCCAAGATGATGATCTTGTTTTCTTTGTCAGAAAATTG GGTTCCCTTGTTTCTGGTTCCAACAACAAAACAGAGAGCGTTGAGCCTTATTTTGTACGCAGGTGGGCACCTAAg TTGCACGACTTAGTTGATGAAACTTCTATAGATGTGGACTGGAGGCGTTCATTTTACTTGAATTTAATTGCCCATACATCATTCAGTGTAACTGTTGCAATTTGCAG TCACCAGGATCTTATTAATCATCGAGCTGGGCAGGATAAACCTTTATCCCCTATATACAAG ATTGTGAAGACTGTTTATGCATCCCCAAGTCGTGTAAATTTTCAATTGGACTCTAAAAAG GAAGTGGAAACGACTCCTGCTTATCCAGATATATGTTTTGCAATTGATGATTTTGACTCTACTTTTGATGCTGTG GTTTTGACCGAAAAAGATCATTGCTATTGTGTAGTTCTAAACGCACATGATGGGGCAGCATTTCCAAGTGAGAAGGTGTCAAGTGATTGTAGTACTAGTAATAGCTCCTCTTTGGAAGTCCATACAAGATCTGCTAAGAAAAGGGATACAAAG CTTACCCTTTTCTCAGGATTTGTCAGCTATCAAATGGTTCGAGATGCTTATGATG CTGGCAGGTCCCGATTTGGGAGCCTTTTATCAGTGGGCCATTCTTCTGGCAAAACAGACAGGATTTACATGAAAGGTCCTGGAGGCCGAGGAGAAGTTGAGGTAGCTGTTTCTGGTGTTGCAG ATCAAAGCCAGGAAGATTCGGGCCCATTTTCTCCAGTTATATCAAAGAAAGGGTTTGGGCTTGGTGTAATTGTCCGCAAAGCAGCTTCTGCCGCATCAGTAGCAGCAAAGCATGCTTATGCAGCGGCCTCTGCCTCTAGCTCAAATTTTGATGAGTTGATACCTTTGAAGTGCAGCTTAATGTCCATATCATTGCCATGGGAATATATTGCATATGATCTTCTGTTTAAG GGAGCTCCTGCAGTTAACATGTGA
- the LOC137822232 gene encoding basic leucine zipper 4, producing the protein MLFHEAVQFPCSPVHHTMLTESEIEDLFSLINKSRDPASLLSGSQGSNRTVYSSEEKKVRRMQSNRESARRSRYKKKKHLENLTSQMNRLRIQNRFLKNRVASTMHQHLLLSLHNDHLKSEAISLMATLSDLCGLLF; encoded by the coding sequence ATGTTGTTCCACGAAGCGGTTCAGTTCCCATGTTCTCCGGTTCACCACACCATGCTGACCGAAAGTGAAATAGAAGACCTGTTTTCTCTCATAAACAAATCGAGAGACCCGGCCAGCCTGCTGTCCGGTTCCCAGGGATCGAACCGGACGGTTTACTCGTCAGAGGAAAAAAAGGTGAGACGCATGCAATCGAACCGGGAATCAGCCCGAAGGTCCCGCTACAAAAAGAAGAAGCATCTTGAGAACCTCACGAGCCAAATGAACCGGTTGAGAATCCAAAACCGGTTTCTCAAAAACCGAGTCGCTTCAACCATGCACCAACACCTCCTACTATCCCTACATAACGATCATCTTAAATCCGAAGCTATTTCCCTTATGGCCACTCTTTCGGATCTATGTGGCCTTTTATTTTAG
- the LOC137821255 gene encoding uncharacterized protein isoform X4: MYLICILSVARSQGDAKMMILFSLSENCLVFLQGSLVSGSNNKTESVEPYFVRRWAPKLHDLVDETSIDVDWRRSFYLNLIAHTSFSVTVAICSHQDLINHRAGQDKPLSPIYKIVKTVYASPSRVNFQLDSKKEVETTPAYPDICFAIDDFDSTFDAVVLTEKDHCYCVVLNAHDGAAFPSEKVSSDCSTSNSSSLEVHTRSAKKRDTKLTLFSGFVSYQMVRDAYDAGRSRFGSLLSVGHSSGKTDRIYMKGPGGRGEVEVAVSGVADQSQEDSGPFSPVISKKGFGLGVIVRKAASAASVAAKHAYAAASASSSNFDELIPLKCSLMSISLPWEYIAYDLLFKGAPAVNM, translated from the exons ATGTATTTGATTTGTATTTTGTCTGTGGCAAGGAGTCAAGGGGACGCCAAGATGATGATCTTGTTTTCTTTGTCAGAAAATTG TCTTGTTTTCCTTCAGGGTTCCCTTGTTTCTGGTTCCAACAACAAAACAGAGAGCGTTGAGCCTTATTTTGTACGCAGGTGGGCACCTAAg TTGCACGACTTAGTTGATGAAACTTCTATAGATGTGGACTGGAGGCGTTCATTTTACTTGAATTTAATTGCCCATACATCATTCAGTGTAACTGTTGCAATTTGCAG TCACCAGGATCTTATTAATCATCGAGCTGGGCAGGATAAACCTTTATCCCCTATATACAAG ATTGTGAAGACTGTTTATGCATCCCCAAGTCGTGTAAATTTTCAATTGGACTCTAAAAAG GAAGTGGAAACGACTCCTGCTTATCCAGATATATGTTTTGCAATTGATGATTTTGACTCTACTTTTGATGCTGTG GTTTTGACCGAAAAAGATCATTGCTATTGTGTAGTTCTAAACGCACATGATGGGGCAGCATTTCCAAGTGAGAAGGTGTCAAGTGATTGTAGTACTAGTAATAGCTCCTCTTTGGAAGTCCATACAAGATCTGCTAAGAAAAGGGATACAAAG CTTACCCTTTTCTCAGGATTTGTCAGCTATCAAATGGTTCGAGATGCTTATGATG CTGGCAGGTCCCGATTTGGGAGCCTTTTATCAGTGGGCCATTCTTCTGGCAAAACAGACAGGATTTACATGAAAGGTCCTGGAGGCCGAGGAGAAGTTGAGGTAGCTGTTTCTGGTGTTGCAG ATCAAAGCCAGGAAGATTCGGGCCCATTTTCTCCAGTTATATCAAAGAAAGGGTTTGGGCTTGGTGTAATTGTCCGCAAAGCAGCTTCTGCCGCATCAGTAGCAGCAAAGCATGCTTATGCAGCGGCCTCTGCCTCTAGCTCAAATTTTGATGAGTTGATACCTTTGAAGTGCAGCTTAATGTCCATATCATTGCCATGGGAATATATTGCATATGATCTTCTGTTTAAG GGAGCTCCTGCAGTTAACATGTGA
- the LOC137821255 gene encoding uncharacterized protein isoform X1, with product MLGVGDETPSRYELLSMVKKHSNLIGKTVVEEQDASDIEMDMRFWHDVFDLYFVCGKESRGRQDDDLVFFVRKLGSLVSGSNNKTESVEPYFVRRWAPKLHDLVDETSIDVDWRRSFYLNLIAHTSFSVTVAICSHQDLINHRAGQDKPLSPIYKIVKTVYASPSRVNFQLDSKKAMETTPAYPDICFAIDDFDSTFDAVVLTEKDHCYCVVLNAHDGAAFPSEKVSSDCSTSNSSSLEVHTRSAKKRDTKLTLFSGFVSYQMVRDAYDAGRSRFGSLLSVGHSSGKTDRIYMKGPGGRGEVEVAVSGVADQSQEDSGPFSPVISKKGFGLGVIVRKAASAASVAAKHAYAAASASSSNFDELIPLKCSLMSISLPWEYIAYDLLFKGAPAVNM from the exons ATGCTTGGCGTTGGAGACGAAACCCCCTCAAG GTATGAATTGTTGAGCATGGTGAAGAAGCACTCCAACTTAATAGGGAAAACGGTAGTTGAGGAGCAAGATGCTTCTGATATCGAAATGGATATGAGGTTTTGGCACGATGTATTTGATTTGTATTTTGTCTGTGGCAAGGAGTCAAGGGGACGCCAAGATGATGATCTTGTTTTCTTTGTCAGAAAATTG GGTTCCCTTGTTTCTGGTTCCAACAACAAAACAGAGAGCGTTGAGCCTTATTTTGTACGCAGGTGGGCACCTAAg TTGCACGACTTAGTTGATGAAACTTCTATAGATGTGGACTGGAGGCGTTCATTTTACTTGAATTTAATTGCCCATACATCATTCAGTGTAACTGTTGCAATTTGCAG TCACCAGGATCTTATTAATCATCGAGCTGGGCAGGATAAACCTTTATCCCCTATATACAAG ATTGTGAAGACTGTTTATGCATCCCCAAGTCGTGTAAATTTTCAATTGGACTCTAAAAAGGCAA TGGAAACGACTCCTGCTTATCCAGATATATGTTTTGCAATTGATGATTTTGACTCTACTTTTGATGCTGTG GTTTTGACCGAAAAAGATCATTGCTATTGTGTAGTTCTAAACGCACATGATGGGGCAGCATTTCCAAGTGAGAAGGTGTCAAGTGATTGTAGTACTAGTAATAGCTCCTCTTTGGAAGTCCATACAAGATCTGCTAAGAAAAGGGATACAAAG CTTACCCTTTTCTCAGGATTTGTCAGCTATCAAATGGTTCGAGATGCTTATGATG CTGGCAGGTCCCGATTTGGGAGCCTTTTATCAGTGGGCCATTCTTCTGGCAAAACAGACAGGATTTACATGAAAGGTCCTGGAGGCCGAGGAGAAGTTGAGGTAGCTGTTTCTGGTGTTGCAG ATCAAAGCCAGGAAGATTCGGGCCCATTTTCTCCAGTTATATCAAAGAAAGGGTTTGGGCTTGGTGTAATTGTCCGCAAAGCAGCTTCTGCCGCATCAGTAGCAGCAAAGCATGCTTATGCAGCGGCCTCTGCCTCTAGCTCAAATTTTGATGAGTTGATACCTTTGAAGTGCAGCTTAATGTCCATATCATTGCCATGGGAATATATTGCATATGATCTTCTGTTTAAG GGAGCTCCTGCAGTTAACATGTGA